Part of the Psychrilyobacter piezotolerans genome, CCCCGGTTATCCCGCCTCTGGCACTTATCACAAAAATCGGTACAGCCACAATAATAATCATTGAGGATTTTATTATCTCTAAAATATTAAATTTCGGATTTCTATCCATCACCTTACTAAAATTGATTATTGAACAGGTAGTGTAAGTTATAACCGTCAATATAAGCCATAGAATGATTCTTATAACAGGATATTCCACCCAAAACGTCGTCCATATTTCACCCATATGGCCTGTATATCCAAAAACTGTGATATCAGCATGATGGGTAAATGTGTTGTAATACCAGATATCCAATATCATTATGGTAAAAAAAACAAACCCCATTGTAAAACAATATATATAGTTTAAATACCTGCCAATTATTTCCAATCTTATTATCGATAAAACTTTATACACCATATAAAAAATTAATGACCCCAAAATAATATAAGAACTTAGGGCACTGTCAAATATCAATCCGTATCTAAAGCTGCCTATATAATCTATAAAATCTCCTCTGTCTTTTAGAGGAATGTTAACATATATAAATAATAATTTGTTTATAGTTATCAAAGATAATAGCAAAAAATATTGATAAACTATATACTCGGTCAACCTATTTTTTTTCTCCATTGTATATCTCTCCCCTTTTTTAACCTAAAAATTCAGAAAAAATAAAGTTAATGCTGCCTGGGTATTAACGTTATGCCTCAGCCCTTGTTTTAATTCTATCAATTTTTCTGTATATTTAGGAGTTTTTAACCTTACGATGAATATATGCATCAATTCTTCGATTACTTTTCTCTCATGAGACTTATTTTCCACCAGTTTATCATCCTGTAAAATGAATAACAGATCAAAAACTATAGAAAGTTTTTCTGATCTTTTTATCCTCTCTGCATTATATATATAGTCATCTATCCCCTTTAATAGATCGATCTTATATTTTAATTTTTTTTCTGCAAGATATAGATTCAGATATTCACCTAGGTTGGAGTAAGACCTGATCTCATTGAGATCAAACCTTTCCTCCTTCCATTCCAATATCTCACCCATATTTCCCATAAAAAAATTATATACTTTTTCTGTGATCCCCAGATCCTCAGCAGAGGGTTTATCGACCTTTACCACAATAGATCTGGATAAGATGGTCGGTAAAATATTTAAAGTATTGGATACAAGGATGAAAAACGTCCCCTTAGGAGGTTCTTCCATTATTTTTAGGAGAGCATTTGCAGAATATTTATTCATACTCTCAATATCCTTTATAATAAACACTTTTTTTCTTCCTTCATAACTGGAACTGGAGGCCTTATATATGGTGTTTTTTATCTTATCTATTCCGACCTTGCTCTCTCCCTGCAGGAGGCCTACGATCTCTAAGTCAGCATAGTTTCCGTGCTTTATCTTTTTACACACTTCACAGACACCGCAATAATCATTTTCTAATTCCGGGCAATTCATAGCCATGGTAAATGCTGTTGCCAACCCCAACAGGTCTATCCCTTTATCCCCATAGAAAAGGTAGGTTCCTGCTTCCTTATTTTGTCTCAATTCATTTTTTAGAAACAGCTTAACTTCATCTCCAAAAATCAAAGTATCAAACATTATCTTTCAGCCTTTTCTATTTTTCTAAGAACGTCCAATTTATCAAGGGCTAATCCAGCACCCAGTACCACTGATTCTAGGGCATTTTCAGCTAAAACCACATTTAAAAGGGTATTTTTAGCCAGTAATTCCGGGAAGTTTCTAATCATTGATCCCCCGCCTGCCATAACTATCCCCTTGTCTACTATATCAGCTGATAATTCCGGTGGTGTTTTTTCTAAAACCTGCTTAACACTGGTTACTATAGCATCCAGGGAATCTTTTATGGCATCCAGTACTTCACTAGAACTTATCTCCAACGGCTTCGGTAATCCAGTCATAAGGTCTCTTCCTTTAATTATCATTGTTTCGTCTTCTTCTAAAGGAATTGCCGTACCTATCTTGATCTTGATCTCTTCGGCAGTTTTTTCCCCAATCAACAGATTGTGTCTTCTCTTTATATATTTAATAATATCTTCATCAAAATTATTTCCCGCAATCCTGATAGATTTACTTACAATAGTTCCACCCAGGGAAATTACAGCTATATCTGTAGATCCTCCGCCAATATCCACTATCATATTTCCCTCAGGTGCCGAGATATCTATCCCCGCTCCCAATGCCGCTGCTCTGGCCTCCTCTATTAAGTAAGCTCTCTTCGCTCCTGCTGAAATTGCAGCTTCTAATACCGCTCTTTTTTCTACCCCGGTTACTTCGATAGGGACACAGATCATTACCTCCGGCAAGATCATGTTAAACTTTCCGAAGACTTTTTTTATAAAATACTTTATCATTGCTTCTGTAATATCGTAATCCGCTATAACACCCTCACGGAGTGGTCTTACAGCCATTATATGATCAGGTGTTTTCCCCAGCATATCCTTTGCTTCTTTCCCTACTGCCAAGACTTTTTTTGTTTCCCTGTCTACAGCTACTACAGATGGTTCATTCAAAACAATTTTTTCTTTTTGTTTGTCATATACCAATGTATTGGCTGTTCCAAGATCTATCCCTATACTTTTTTGAAATTTAAAGCCTGGAAAACTAATATTAAATTTAAATTTACTTTTTTTCTTCATCTTCTTTTTCTCATCTCCTTTTTTAATATCATTTTCTTCTGCCTGTATAGGGGCTCTTTGAGCTTCCCCCTCTTTTTTTTCTTCTATCTCAGTTTCTTTAGGCTTTATCCGGTTTTTCTGCACCATTATTTTTTTATTTCTCATCATTTTTCTTTTCAAATACATAATTTTCTATAATTTCCTCTATTATGTCTTCCCTCTTATTTATATAACACATGGCAATCAAGGCCTCAAATGCTGTTGCATTTTTATATTCCTTCATAGTACACGATTTTGGAAAAGTTGAAATTTTGGAATTTCTGGCTCTTTTGGCACAAGCTCTGTATTCATCTTCCAGCTCATCTACCACACTTAAATATATCTTACTCTGTGCCACAGCACTCACATGAGCCTTGACCAATTTATTCAAATCCTTTACCTTAAGATTTCTTGCTATAAATTTTTCCCGAAGCCTCAACTCCCAGACGGCATCTCCCAAATATGCCAGCGCCAATCCGTTTAATTCTTTTACCCTTATATTTTCCATGTAGTTTTTTCCCTTCCGTCCTTTATTTTTACACCAATTTCAGCCATCTTATCCCTGATTTCATCGGATAATGCAAAGTTCCTGTCTTTTTTAGCAGCTTTTCTCTTCTCTATTAAAAATTCTATCAATTCCACAGTTAAGTTTCCTGCACTGTCTCCTAATGAATTTTCTATCCCTACTTCTTTTAGAAGTTCAATCAATTCTGCAGTGAGGTCTTTGATCTGTTTTTCCGCCACGATTTCCACTCCCAATACATCTACCAGGGTAGTCTTTAAGAAATCAAAAACATTTTTCAGCACTGCTTTTCCGTCATCACTTAGTTTTTGTTCCATAAATTTATTGGCTTCTTTTATAAGCTCAAATAATACCCCTATAGCTTGTGCGGTATTAAAATCCTCATCCATAGCTTCTACAAACCTCTGTTCAGAACTCTCCAGCACAGCCTTTAATTCTAGCCCGTCACTGCCTTCAGCTGAAGTTTCAGTATCCAGTTTTTCCAGCATAGCCAGCATACTATTTTCAATCCTGTTTATGGCACTCTTAGCCATATCTAGTTCTTTATCGGAAAAATCAACAGGTTTTCTATAGTGAGACGAAAGCATGAAGAACCTCACTACCTTCCCCTCATACTCCTCCAATATTTCACGGAGAAGGAAGAAATTCCCCTTAGATTTAGACATTTTTTCCCCTTTGATATTGATATAACCGTTGTGGATCCAGTATCTGGCATAGTCTCCGCCATAAGAACACTTTGATTGGGCTATCTCATTTTCATGATGGGGGAATATAAGATCCTGCCCCCCCCCATGAATATCAAATGATGCCCCTAAATATTTTTCACTCATAGCACTGCACTCAATGTGCCATCCCGGTCTACCCTTACCCCAAGGCGATCCCCAAGAAAGCTCCCCTTCTTTTGCTGCTTTCCAGAGGGCAAAATCCACAGATGATTTTTTTATATCGGTAATTTCTACCCTGGCTCCAGCTTTTAAATCTTCAATCTTTTGCCCTGATAACTCACCATAATTTTCTTTATACTTTTCCACGTCAAAGTATACATCCCCATTAGATTCATAGGCATACCCTTTACTCTCCAAGATTTTGATAGATTTTATCATCTCTTTGATATGGTCGGTAGCCTTAGGTCTTATCATACCCTCTTCTTTTAAGTTGACTTTTTTTGTATCTTCCAGATAAGCAGCGATATATTTGTCAGCTATATCCTTCACCGTTACCCCTTCAGCATTGGCTCTTTCTATCATCTTATCATCTACATCGGTAAAGTTTTGTACGTATGTAACTTTATAATCTCTATATTCAAAGTATCTTCTTACTGTATCGAAGAAGATGGCAGGTCTTGCATTTCCTATATGGATATAGTTGTATACTGTCGGCCCGCAAACATACATCTTCACCTTACCAGGTTCTATAGGAACAAATTCTTCTAATTTTTTAGTAAGTGTATTGTGTATCTTAATCATTTTTTTCCCCCTCCATCCTATTATATATCTCAAGCAGCTCTTCATCCGTTATGGCTGCTCTTATGTTTATCTTATTTTTTTCTATTTTTCCTCCCATATCCATATATATATCTTTTAGTACCGGATTGTATAACCCTAAATTTAAAGATATATTTATAAATTCATCCTCTTTGGGAGTTGTTGACCCTTCCGACATGATTCCGTTATAGTAGATAACATTATCTTTTATCTCTATGGTCGTCCCATTGCCTAAGATATATTTATCTCCATCTTTTTTCGCAAAGATCTCTATAAGTTTCTTAAAATCTTTTGTCTCTTTTACAGGTAGGATCATTTGATTTTTCACATAGTCATAGACAATTTCTCCATCCACTTTATCCATATACTCTTCAAAATCTTTTCCTGTAAACATCTTTACCATGGATAACATTGAGTTTATTTCCGGGTTTATATTACCCCTGATAAATGTAGTCAGACCTTTAAAATCCGTATTAGTAATATAGATCTTGTCTTTGCCCATATAGTTATGAAATTTTCTATCTTTTTGTTCTATCCCATTGAGATATTTTGAAAATTCCAAATCACCATATAGATAACTATTTATAGAGAGTTCATTCTTTTCATAATCTACGTTTATCTTTACGGCATCCATACCCTGAGCTAATCCTTCCAGGTCTATTACAGCTTCTCCTAAAGTATCACCTTTCATCTTAGAAGATATGTTTTTGTTTATTTCTTTTTTTACAAGTAACCCCATATAATCAGATAGTTTCATCACATCATCCGATATAAAATAATACCCTTTATAATTGGTCATATAGATTTTTTTATCCACATCATAGTTTTCTTCCAGCTGTTTTTGGTAAACCTCTTTCAGGGAAAAATAGTTTTTTCCCAGATCATCGAAATATTCCCCTTGTTTAAATTTAGCAGCAGGGTATCGCCATCCCAGGTTTATAGCTA contains:
- a CDS encoding ATPase, whose amino-acid sequence is MFDTLIFGDEVKLFLKNELRQNKEAGTYLFYGDKGIDLLGLATAFTMAMNCPELENDYCGVCEVCKKIKHGNYADLEIVGLLQGESKVGIDKIKNTIYKASSSSYEGRKKVFIIKDIESMNKYSANALLKIMEEPPKGTFFILVSNTLNILPTILSRSIVVKVDKPSAEDLGITEKVYNFFMGNMGEILEWKEERFDLNEIRSYSNLGEYLNLYLAEKKLKYKIDLLKGIDDYIYNAERIKRSEKLSIVFDLLFILQDDKLVENKSHERKVIEELMHIFIVRLKTPKYTEKLIELKQGLRHNVNTQAALTLFFLNF
- a CDS encoding rod shape-determining protein, which translates into the protein MKKKSKFKFNISFPGFKFQKSIGIDLGTANTLVYDKQKEKIVLNEPSVVAVDRETKKVLAVGKEAKDMLGKTPDHIMAVRPLREGVIADYDITEAMIKYFIKKVFGKFNMILPEVMICVPIEVTGVEKRAVLEAAISAGAKRAYLIEEARAAALGAGIDISAPEGNMIVDIGGGSTDIAVISLGGTIVSKSIRIAGNNFDEDIIKYIKRRHNLLIGEKTAEEIKIKIGTAIPLEEDETMIIKGRDLMTGLPKPLEISSSEVLDAIKDSLDAIVTSVKQVLEKTPPELSADIVDKGIVMAGGGSMIRNFPELLAKNTLLNVVLAENALESVVLGAGLALDKLDVLRKIEKAER
- a CDS encoding ribonuclease III domain-containing protein → MENIRVKELNGLALAYLGDAVWELRLREKFIARNLKVKDLNKLVKAHVSAVAQSKIYLSVVDELEDEYRACAKRARNSKISTFPKSCTMKEYKNATAFEALIAMCYINKREDIIEEIIENYVFEKKNDEK
- the cysS gene encoding cysteine--tRNA ligase, coding for MIKIHNTLTKKLEEFVPIEPGKVKMYVCGPTVYNYIHIGNARPAIFFDTVRRYFEYRDYKVTYVQNFTDVDDKMIERANAEGVTVKDIADKYIAAYLEDTKKVNLKEEGMIRPKATDHIKEMIKSIKILESKGYAYESNGDVYFDVEKYKENYGELSGQKIEDLKAGARVEITDIKKSSVDFALWKAAKEGELSWGSPWGKGRPGWHIECSAMSEKYLGASFDIHGGGQDLIFPHHENEIAQSKCSYGGDYARYWIHNGYINIKGEKMSKSKGNFFLLREILEEYEGKVVRFFMLSSHYRKPVDFSDKELDMAKSAINRIENSMLAMLEKLDTETSAEGSDGLELKAVLESSEQRFVEAMDEDFNTAQAIGVLFELIKEANKFMEQKLSDDGKAVLKNVFDFLKTTLVDVLGVEIVAEKQIKDLTAELIELLKEVGIENSLGDSAGNLTVELIEFLIEKRKAAKKDRNFALSDEIRDKMAEIGVKIKDGREKTTWKI